One Pectinophora gossypiella chromosome 21, ilPecGoss1.1, whole genome shotgun sequence genomic region harbors:
- the LOC126376761 gene encoding transmembrane protein 14C: protein MGLDLLGFAYAATVAAGGIMGYAKAGSIPSLGAGLIFGSILGVGAYQLSQNPSNYGLMLGTTTTLGGLMGYRYYNSRKFMPAGLVFCLSVGMLARLIVKNVNSASTAVPVKSG, encoded by the exons ATGGGTCTTGACCTTCTTGGATTCGCGTACGCCGCCACAGTTGCCGCTGGCGGCATAATGGGCTACGCTAAAGCAG GATCTATACCATCACTGGGTGCTGGACTTATCTTTGGATCTATTTTAG GTGTTGGAGCTTACCAGCTGAGTCAGAACCCATCAAACTACGGACTAATGCTGGGCACAACCACTACACTTGGAGGTCTTATGGGTTACAG ATACTACAACAGCAGAAAGTTCATGCCAGCAGGGCTTGTCTTCTGCCTGTCGGTCGGCATGTTGGCTAGACTGATTGTCAAGAACGTAAACTCGGCCTCCACTGCGGTCCCTGTCAAATCCGGTTAA